Part of the Bacillus sp. THAF10 genome is shown below.
CTACATGCTCGTGGACCAATGGGATTGCCTGCCCTAACAACCGTTAAATTCCAGATGACTGGTGACGGACAAATTAGATAAATAAAAAAGCTTGCCTTTTAAAGGCAGGCTTTTTTTGTGAGACAAAGACGATTTTTGCTAAAAAAAGGAATTCCTTGTCGATGTGTAGAAAGTTTAATGATAGAAAGGGGGATAATATGCAAAATAAAATAGAAGTGGCACTTAGAATATTAGGAATAGCTGTCATTAGTTTAGGAATCATTATCGCTTTCATTATTGGTACAGAATCACAAAGCTTTACATTGTTCTTTTCGTCAATCTTGACCTCTTTGATCTCTGGTTTTGTCCTACTGGGTCTTGCAGAAATCATTAAGTACCTGGAGTTAATCTACATAAAACTAAATCCACTGTATAAACAAACCAGTCTAAATTCATTAACATCGAAACAGGAGGATGTAGAGAATCTAAAAGCTAATCCGCTAGGGTCAAAGGAAGAAGAGGATATAAAAAAATTCCTCCAATCAAACCATATATCTGTCGAGAAAATTTTTGCTACACCTTTTGAAGATTGGTTTATTATTGTCACCAATCAAGAACGTATCTTGGTAGAAATGGGTGGATTCACACCTAAAATAATCCCTAATGAAAAGTGGCCATCTAATCTTCAAACGTGGTACGAAGCAAATAAAGAGACCTTGCAGTGAGTTTTGGTGCAAGGTCTCTTTATTTAACTCTATTTGCAAAAGGCTGTTTTCACAAACTTTGTTGCTACTTTTTATAGTTAAGATACCCGTAATCAATGTTGCTGTCGTACTCTTTTCGTGGAGGTAGTGTTAAACATGTGGCAATTTTACTTTACATAATCATTGGAAAAAGTCTTAAAGCCGACTATTCCTAGTTAATAGCAATAATCTAGAAAAAAGATTTGCAAAATGATAGATTTGACCATTATATTAACCCTATCAATTTTGAATTACTAGAATAGTATAGAGTAGCTCCTAGAAAAGGAGGTGTAAAAATGGCAGAAAAAACGTTTAACAACCGTAGTGCAGCGAGCTTGCAGGTAACACTTCTTGTGCGTCAAGGATCAAACCCAGCCAATTATGCTGGAGAAGTAAACTTTACCTTAGCTCCTGGACAAACGAGAACAATTTTTTACGGAAGTGAGGAAAATCCCTTTCTAAATGGAATTGTATTATCAACAAACTTCAACGGAGATATCTATAATAAAACTCAACTAGTGACTGTTAGGGGAACATTGTATGACAATCTATTGAACACTAATAGCATCCTCGATATCATTCCAATCTCCACCGACTATGTATTGTTTGGACGCAATCCCAATTCAGCAGATAGTGAAAGCAAACCTCGTGTGTAAAAAAGTATGAAAAAATGCCCAGGGCTCACTGGGCATTTTTTTCATCGATCATTTTATTGTACTTTAAGATTCCTTCAAAAGCCTGAAGAAAATCATCTACTGCCTTGTTTCTCCATTTTAGCTCCGAAGGGTAGAACATTTCACGATAGCGGCTATTCAAAATTCTCGTTGATGTTTTGTTTTTAGAGCCATGCTGAGCCAATTGATTTTCCATGATTGTTCTTTTGACCGAATCAACGGAGGCGAGTAATCCGTCCCCCATCGTTCCAAACTCAAAGGTTGTTGCAAATAGGTTTTTTGATGGAGCAATGTCCTCTTTTAACTGCACAAAATATTCAGGTACATCACCATTGGTTGTGTAAAATTCTTCAGAGTCTGGCGTGAAAACAAGCGGATAGTGAAAAGCTTCTTGCGCTTCCTCCTGTGTCATGGTTTCTTTACCTGAGCTGAAAATGCTCATCTGATACCTTGGCCCGTAACCGGTATGAAGGTCAACAAGCATAATGTTTTTGTATTCACTCTGTAAAATGTTTTGAAATAATTTTTTTACATATTGGGTGGAGGGCTCATCGCTATTGCCTCCATAATATACGCCTTCAGGCTGTGTATATTGCCCTGTTAGCAAAGCTTTTTCAATTTTTGCGCTTCCATCTGTTATGACTGTCTTTAGTATTTCTCCGTAAAATCCTGCATCTCTCCATGCGATGTTCCCAACGGGTTTTTCAGGCTGTAAAAATCCTTTTAAGTCCTCATATTCAGAATTCATATCTTTGTCAAATGAATCCCAATCATAAATAAAATTCCTATTAAGGTCTACGTTATTCTCGTTATATCTGCGCATTTCTTTCATCCCGATCGGGTTAATAGAATGTACGAGCACAATTCCGGTGTTTTCGGCATGTAATTGCCTGGATATATCCTGTAAAAAGACATCCATCATTGCCGAACCAACGTACCCTTCTACACCATGTACACCTGAGGTTAGAACAATTAAATTCGTTTTTGATTGATTTGCATTGGCCCACCAAAGATCGATCGTGGCTTCTTGTTCAATTGTATAGGCCTCATGTGAAACGTCATTCCATGTTTGTGTTAATGATTCTTCGTATTGAAGAAAGCGGCTTTTTGATTCTTCATAGGAATTAATAAAATGATCGGAGCTTTCTGGTG
Proteins encoded:
- a CDS encoding M14 family metallopeptidase, with the translated sequence MSVLKKKPVKFLFFIFVFFLFLHFILPLIILTTLETPPESSDHFINSYEESKSRFLQYEESLTQTWNDVSHEAYTIEQEATIDLWWANANQSKTNLIVLTSGVHGVEGYVGSAMMDVFLQDISRQLHAENTGIVLVHSINPIGMKEMRRYNENNVDLNRNFIYDWDSFDKDMNSEYEDLKGFLQPEKPVGNIAWRDAGFYGEILKTVITDGSAKIEKALLTGQYTQPEGVYYGGNSDEPSTQYVKKLFQNILQSEYKNIMLVDLHTGYGPRYQMSIFSSGKETMTQEEAQEAFHYPLVFTPDSEEFYTTNGDVPEYFVQLKEDIAPSKNLFATTFEFGTMGDGLLASVDSVKRTIMENQLAQHGSKNKTSTRILNSRYREMFYPSELKWRNKAVDDFLQAFEGILKYNKMIDEKNAQ